From the Lolium rigidum isolate FL_2022 chromosome 2, APGP_CSIRO_Lrig_0.1, whole genome shotgun sequence genome, one window contains:
- the LOC124692495 gene encoding uncharacterized protein LOC124692495 — translation MGEAAATTATALTEIRSAVDLLHGRVSVMDTTQQSLVAQLNLIAVAVQEGAKANADAVRHLASLNQRVNNTSHALKMIQYPLPEEDDPDPVDSMVAGKGALHTTAATWTGNAPWASSAAHKLSSPHAGMKGNMTQGGGGLGGADGSVLGGVGGGGLGGTGSSVLGGVGGGGLGGAGGLARIQRGVTMAPSKPSPTQCLEAMGEAKATMEARLTAITASLNESRRLLASCARPLDVKKQEEQAATRQLFSATTMSLSAPDQARKQPEIKHLPPLLISLHQVVGTGAPEVAAVVASPMPSRCSTKSLGHYINNGHVELMFAPAVKLSSPSSSLMAVIPGLHNRVVDVLPPETLVVGAAHAVCEEMLAISKDKMDMDSAIRQTYDENCEDMITHIGCVSLFCELGLASAEDLCAERISKDIVLDEELGDTVLTHVGDCSLFIEHDMDTCPEFQASCFANNPCNHGVSLTKLLQSTGCTQDLKSIGSVSVYGFTPSILSQIIRETTTKGLHIDWDPGGFTIASLPLNRTPFAEHNIVYSKNNLLMNFKGCGDNNTIVLAAEYYFQWVDLGIVMTFLMVAVASNNELPDMLSLLEGATTANAFESQLQYKQWDPGNLEDQYKQWDPGNLEALPWQDGYSVLNKNK, via the exons ATGGGGGAAGCGGCGGCCACTACGGCGACCGCACTCACCGAGATTCGCTCGGCAGTTGATCTGCTGCACGGGCGTGTTTCGGTCATGGACACCACCCAGCAATCGCTGGTGGCGCAGCTCAACCTCATCGCCGTCGCGGTCCAGGAGGGGGCCAAGGCGAACGCGGATGCGGTGCGCCATCTCGCATCGCTCAACCAGCGGGTCAACAACACCTCGCATGCCTTGAAGATGATCCAGTACCCGTTGCCGGAAGAGGACGACCCGGACCCAGTGGATTCCATGGTCGCGGGGAAGGGCGCGTTGCACACCACCGCAGCAACGTGGACGGGCAACGCTCCATGGGCGTCCTCGGCGGCTCACAAGCTCAGCTCGCCTCACGCAGGTATGAAGGGCAACATGACTCAGGGCGGCGGTGGTTTGGGAGGCGCAGACGGCAGTGTCCTCGGAGGTGTTGGCGGCGGTGGACTGGGGGGCACAGGCAGCAGTGTCCTCGGAGGCGTTGGCGGCGGTGGACTCGGAGGCGCAGGCGGGCTTGCTCGGATTCAGCGAGGAGTCACCATGGCGCCCTCCAAGCCATCCCCGACGCAGTGTCTGGAGGCGATGGGTGAGGCAAAAGCAACGATGGAGGCGAGGCTCACAGCAATCACGGCGAGCCTCAATGAGTCACGCAGGTTGCTTGCTTCATGTGCTCGGCCATTGGACGTCAAGAAGCAGGAAGAGCAGGCGGCCACCAGGCAGTTGTTTTCTGCCACCACCATGTCGTTGTCTGCACCGGATCAAGCACGCAAGCAGCCAGAGATCAAGCATTTGCCTCCCTTGCTTATCTCCCTGCATCAGGTCGTGGGTACTGGTGCTCCGGAAGTGGCAGCCGTCGTCGCTTCCCCCATGCCCAGTAGGTGTTCGACAAAAAGTCTTGGCCACTACATCAACAACGGCCATGTCGAACTCATGTTTGCACCTGCGGTGAAGCTATCCAGTCCATCTTCATCCTTGATGGCAGTCATTCCAGGTTTGCACAAtcgtgttgttgatgtattgccACCAGAGACACTAGTTGTGGGAGCTGCTCATGCAGTGTGTGAGGAAATGCTAGCCATTTCtaaagacaagatggacatggacAGTGCTATCCGTCAGACTTATGATGAGAATTGTGAAGATATGATCACTCATATAGGTTGCGTGTCTCTGTTTTGCGAACTTGGTTTGGCATCTGCAGAGGATCTGTGTGCTGAAAGGATTTCCAAGGACATAGTGTTGGATGAGGAGCTTGGTGACACCGTGCTCACTCATGTTGGTGATTGTTCGTTGTTCATTGAGCATGATATGGATACTTGTCCTGAGTTCCAGGCTAGTTGTTTTGCAAATAACCCTTGTAATCATGGAGTTAGTCTGACCAAGCTGTTGCAATCAACGGGTTGCACTCAAGATTTAAAGAGTATTGGTTCAGTATCAGTTTATGGCTTTACCCCAAGCATCTTGAGTCAGATTATCAGGGAAACGACAACTAAAGG CTTGCACATCGATTGGGATCCTGGAGGTTTCACAATTGCAAGCTTGCCACTAAATAGAACTCCCTTTGCTGAACACAACATTGTTTACTCCAAGAATAATCTGCTGATGAATTTCAAGGGCTGCGGGGACAACAATACAATAGTTCTTGCAGCTGAGTATTATTTCCAGTGGGTTGACCTAGGAATTGTGATGACTTTTCTTATGGTGGCAGTGGCCAGTAATAATGAACTGCCAGATATGCTGAGTTTGCTAGAAGGTGCCACTACTGCTAACGCATTCGAGAGTCAGCTTCAGTACAAACAGTGGGATCCAGGTAATTTGGAGGATCAGTACAAACAGTGGGATCCAGGCAATTTAGAGGCTCTTCCATGGCAGGATGGATATTCTGTACTAAACAAGAACAAGTAG